The genomic region GGTTTTTATTCCTGTACTgaagttttgaaataaaatttggaCACTTTACATTCTTTGTGGTGGTTGATAAGATGGGTTTTCCAGTTATGTCCGTGTAGAAGGTAGGCTTTAGGAGGCTACTGCATCTGCAACATAGTTGGAAAACATGATGTATGTAActcaagaaaataaaatgaaaattccaTTATTTCCATTGAGTAACACTACTCTTTAGAGAATTGTAATGATTAATTTCAGTATTCAAAACATAACTAAATTGCTGTTAGATTAAGGTGCAGATTAAGGAAACATGCATTTAATGtctattttttaaagaaataagttTTGTATGTTCTAGGCAGTCTACACCCTGATCTCCCTTCAACAGAGGTATAATGGCTTAACGGGCCAGCTAAGTGAAAAGGAAGAAGATGCCATTTGGCAAGTCATCATTGAAGCTCGTGTAAAGGTATTTTTCAAAGCCTCCTCTCAGATTTGTCTGTTTTGAAGCCACCATGGGCAGAGAACGTTTCCCTGTTTCAGCTTTCCACCATCAGTAACCAAAGGCCTCCATGTACAACAATCTACTCCAAGGCAAACCTTCTCTATTTGGCCACAAAATGACCCTTTATTTCTAACCTCGAACAGAACTCCAGTCATTCCATTACCCACAATCGCCAGAGGAAATATACAGTTAAGGCATTTTTGAGTTTGGAGCAAAATTGGGTCAACCCATCATTATTTTGTTTAGGTCAGGTATGCCAGTGAAGAGAGGGCATCCTGCTCTCTTATAATGAGGTCCAACATGAGCTTGAAGAactcctcttccatctgggcacagtGTAGCCTTCCAGGTGCTGTGGAATTGTACAGCCTGGTTTCTATATCAGAATTGGCTACTTCTGTAGTAAGTTATTCATCAGTAACATTAGCTGTGTTTCTATCTCCATAAGCACAGCTTGACCTGCTGGACATGATTGACAGCCCTGCATTTTACttaatacagcatagaaggaagccattcatcccattgagtcctTCCTGACTCCCAGCACACAAATATTACCAGTCATTTTCCCCTGTCCTTGCTTCCCTGTAGGCCTGCAACttgtacccatcaactcccctttgttcTTTCGCCACTTACCTACATCAAGGGCGAGTTTACAGTAGCCTACctagcagcacatctttgggctgtggaagGAAACGAATGAACAAGGATAAAATTACAACAGAATGCTGCCCATTGAAAAACCACCTTATTAGTGTCAATGTATATTCTTTGTATTATTTTCAGATAAGTTGCTTGTGATGTGTAACAGTTGTCTTTTGTTGGGTAATTGCAgatgaaagagaagcaggagaaaTATCTCAGTTTTGAGACCAAGTGGATGACTGCAGTCCACCTGTGTGAAATGGCAGCAGAGGCTGCATATCAAACAGGTATGTGTGTGTTGGAGCTGCAGTTGCTTAGTTTAGATGTAATATTTAGTGAGAATTCAAAGACTGTGCCATTTTACCATCTGATTACatgaaataataatttttaaatgttacctTCCAATTTGCCTTGTAGTGTAAATAGCTGGACTGTGTAAAATTAAATATAACATCACTGAagaatttccatatttccttatgacatggaacAAAGCCATTTCAGCTAATCATGTCtacacagagtaatcccatttcaCACTAATTTTCCCAGTAAAGCAAtgttccccatattcccatcaactcactccAGATTCTGGGAGCAGAATTGGGTCAACCCACCCTTATTTTGTGTAGGTCAGGTAAGCCAATGAAgaaagggaaaggggagaagtCATCTGACTGATTTGGTGCCAATTTCTAATGTATCAGCATGAAAATTCCAACACCAGAAGAGGGCTTGCAGTTCCAGTGTGATGTTTTATATGTTTAAGAGCAGGCATCCCTTTGATTGGTGAGGTTTAGTTATTTTGGGGTAAATTTGTGAACCTGTGCCATGTTGGAAGTGAGTTAAACATAAATCTGGATGATCTTGTTCTGTAGACCCCTGTCAGTTAGAAGCAGGGTTGTATATCCAGCCTTATTTCTCTCTGGGACCCTTGCAATAGTTTAAAAAGATTTGTTGGGCTTAAAAAAAACCATATTGCTGCCACCTTCAATCAGATAATTTTGTTCCTGCCTATTTTTCACTTCCTAACCTCTTCCCATAACAGTaaatttaatacatttaaatgaTTTAGCTCATCagtattttcatttcagtttgaaCTCAGCTAGTCTATTCCATTCACCGACATCTGCTCCGTAGCCTTTGATACCCTTGCCCATCGCTGGAACTTGGTTCTAAATTATAATCAACTCGCAGCCTTTTGAGTGATAGTTTCCATGAATGGTTTCCATGAATCTTTGGGCCAAGTGCGTTCTAAATAACATACCCGTAATTTTCTTTCCCCAGGTGCCGATCCGACCTCGGTGTCTGTGCACACACACGTGCAGCTGGCACAAAGTCAGGTGGATGAAGTAAAACAACTGGCCCTGAAAGCTGAGGCTAAGTTGGCTGAAGTTCAGGTGGAAGAAATTCATCTCAAGGGGAAAGAGGCTTCAGTTAAAGGCACGCAGCAGACTGCTCTACAGCCAACAAACGAAGAGGAAATACCTGAACAATATCTGCGGGAAGACTAGTCTATATTAGTAATTAATTCACAACCCTATAATGTCGAGTGGACTGTGGATGTGTAGGCTTAAGTTAACTGGACTGCAGACATTTGTAAATTGTATCAATAACTTTGTAATAGGTAATTTTTGTAGAAACTTTACGAATTACTCTAAGTCCTCTCAAACTACTCACAAATAGAATTTCTTATAGTAATGattcttgctctttctttctttcaaaaaaatgttgtttaaaGGAGTGAAGGGTGCTTCAGTCATCACAGTGACCCCCAAATAACATTGAAATAGTTTATTCTGTTAAGCAAAATGCTGAGCAAGATAGAAGGACCAGTCCCATCCTTGAATCTGTTTTCTGACTCTTTATTTcaattgtcctttttttttggtaaattggtttattattgttacatgtaccgaggtacagtggaaaaacttgtcttgcataccgttcgtacagatcaattcattacaatagtgcattgagataggacaagggaaaacaataacagaatgcagaataaagtgttacaattacagagaagtgcaatgcaggtagacaataaggtaataGTGAGTAGATTGAGAAGTCAAGAGACCCTGAATGTTCTGGAGGCTAGATCAcaaggggtatttaaagaggaaataggtacatttttgaaagattgaagaagTGAGGGCTTTGGGGGAGCTGGCAGAGCAGAGGAGATGAagtctg from Pristis pectinata isolate sPriPec2 chromosome 17, sPriPec2.1.pri, whole genome shotgun sequence harbors:
- the LOC127579291 gene encoding diablo IAP-binding mitochondrial protein-like encodes the protein MAASFYRWMRPCSRLTRSFFLALSQHRIPARRWQKVALGLGATLAAVPISQHQPTSLNHEDLIKRAVSLVTDGTNTFLSQTTFALIDTLTEYTKAVYTLISLQQRYNGLTGQLSEKEEDAIWQVIIEARVKMKEKQEKYLSFETKWMTAVHLCEMAAEAAYQTGADPTSVSVHTHVQLAQSQVDEVKQLALKAEAKLAEVQVEEIHLKGKEASVKGTQQTALQPTNEEEIPEQYLRED